One window of Chloroflexus aggregans DSM 9485 genomic DNA carries:
- a CDS encoding ABC transporter permease codes for MSLRRILALLSREVVQGPKNFIFIFTIVVPLGLSLALGLIFGTFFSGKPRLGIVAADQSRLIQLAEAVPGLIVRHYSTEAELRDATARGAVDVGVVIPVGFDQQLAHNATSDLTVFVWGESLLRDRILIGTALADWLRILAGHEPPVTIKTTLLGANNTLTWQQRLLPLLVLMTVVFGSLMLPASSLVSEKQHRTLTALLVTPATRGEIYIAKGVFGVGLSVVMAVLVLALNGAWSDQIGLVLLVLFLGAVLSAEFGILIGALVRDINSLFATVKALGLVLYAPALIALFPELPQWIAQIFPTFYMVDPVIALVQRGATFPDIAGRLVVLVGMIVGVAVALRFVRERSA; via the coding sequence ATGAGTCTACGCCGCATTTTGGCCTTACTCTCTCGTGAGGTGGTGCAAGGGCCTAAGAATTTCATTTTCATCTTTACGATCGTCGTCCCATTAGGGTTGAGTCTGGCGCTTGGCCTGATCTTTGGCACATTTTTTAGCGGTAAGCCCCGCCTTGGGATCGTCGCTGCCGATCAGTCGCGGTTGATCCAACTCGCCGAAGCCGTACCGGGGTTGATCGTGCGACACTATTCAACCGAAGCCGAATTACGTGACGCGACCGCACGGGGTGCTGTGGATGTGGGAGTGGTCATACCCGTCGGTTTCGATCAGCAGTTGGCTCATAACGCAACAAGTGACTTGACCGTCTTTGTTTGGGGCGAGAGTTTGCTCCGCGATCGCATTTTGATCGGCACTGCATTGGCCGATTGGTTGCGCATATTGGCCGGCCATGAGCCGCCGGTGACGATCAAGACTACGCTGCTCGGTGCAAACAATACGCTGACATGGCAGCAGCGTTTGTTGCCGTTGTTGGTATTGATGACGGTTGTCTTTGGGTCATTGATGTTGCCGGCATCTTCGCTGGTGAGTGAGAAGCAGCACCGTACTCTGACGGCGTTGTTGGTTACGCCGGCTACCCGTGGCGAGATTTATATTGCGAAAGGGGTCTTCGGTGTCGGGTTGAGCGTAGTGATGGCGGTACTTGTGCTGGCGCTGAATGGGGCATGGAGCGATCAGATAGGCTTAGTGCTGCTGGTGCTGTTCCTCGGTGCAGTGTTGTCGGCGGAGTTTGGTATTCTGATCGGCGCACTGGTTCGTGACATTAATTCGCTCTTCGCTACTGTAAAAGCGCTCGGTTTGGTGCTCTATGCACCGGCTTTGATTGCCCTTTTCCCTGAACTACCTCAGTGGATCGCCCAAATCTTCCCAACGTTTTATATGGTTGATCCGGTGATCGCGTTGGTGCAGCGTGGTGCAACCTTCCCGGATATTGCCGGTCGGTTGGTTGTTTTAGTCGGTATGATAGTGGGGGTTGCGGTGGCCTTGCGTTTTGTCCGCGAACGGAGTGCTTAA
- a CDS encoding ABC transporter permease: MSAAAIWALIRKDARLYFANRLFALVTILGLVAYTVIYFLLPSTIDETLPIGLIIPDLPPAMAEILNDEAVVITQFASIEELRAAVAAGEVTVGFAFPPDLYDQLRQGARPTVELLLAPTVTPDVVGVYEAAARELSFSLIGQELPVMINEVIFGPDLAGAQIAPRQRMLPLFAVLVLMVECLGLASLMAAEVEQGTIRALLVTPLTMRGLFVAKSLFGSLFAFVQAALLLAITGGLVKAPLLNLTALLIGSVLMTGAAFLIAALGRDLMSVMGWGMLALLIMALPTLTILTPGLAAAWVQFIPTHYLVDTIYRSLNFNAGWSEVGANLLPLAGSALLLLGLGMGILQRRFV, encoded by the coding sequence ATGAGTGCTGCTGCTATTTGGGCACTGATCCGTAAGGATGCCCGGCTCTATTTTGCCAACCGGTTGTTTGCTCTGGTGACGATATTAGGCTTGGTGGCCTATACTGTCATCTATTTTCTTTTGCCATCAACCATTGATGAGACGCTTCCGATCGGTCTGATCATTCCCGATCTACCACCGGCAATGGCCGAGATACTGAACGATGAGGCCGTTGTGATCACCCAATTTGCGTCGATCGAAGAATTGCGGGCGGCTGTTGCTGCCGGTGAGGTGACGGTTGGATTTGCCTTCCCTCCCGACCTGTACGATCAGCTCCGGCAAGGTGCGCGGCCAACGGTTGAATTGCTGTTGGCGCCAACAGTGACACCTGATGTTGTCGGTGTCTATGAAGCGGCTGCTCGTGAGCTAAGTTTTAGTCTGATCGGGCAAGAGTTGCCGGTGATGATCAACGAGGTCATCTTCGGCCCCGATCTGGCCGGGGCGCAAATCGCACCACGACAACGGATGTTGCCGCTCTTTGCCGTATTGGTGTTAATGGTTGAGTGTCTAGGTCTGGCCAGTCTTATGGCGGCTGAGGTCGAACAGGGGACGATCCGGGCCTTGTTGGTCACTCCCCTAACGATGCGTGGTCTGTTTGTTGCCAAGAGCTTGTTTGGCTCGTTGTTTGCGTTCGTGCAGGCCGCGTTACTCTTGGCGATTACCGGCGGTTTGGTGAAAGCACCGCTCTTGAACCTGACTGCGCTGTTGATCGGTTCAGTGCTGATGACGGGAGCGGCGTTTCTCATTGCTGCCCTCGGTCGTGATCTGATGTCGGTTATGGGTTGGGGGATGTTGGCGCTGCTGATTATGGCCTTACCGACCTTGACTATCCTGACGCCGGGTCTGGCCGCGGCTTGGGTTCAGTTTATTCCAACCCATTATCTGGTCGATACGATCTATCGCTCGCTCAATTTCAACGCGGGATGGTCTGAGGTGGGTGCGAATCTGCTCCCCCTGGCTGGCTCAGCCCTGCTCTTGCTCGGCTTGGGTATGGGTATTCTCCAACGGAGGTTTGTATGA
- a CDS encoding ABC transporter ATP-binding protein, which produces MSEPAIIAEELVYRYGDLLAVDHISFTVERGEILGFLGPNGAGKSTTVKMLTGQLRPVSGRALLLGIDVARHPKQVQARIGVCFEQPNLYEELSGVENLQLFARLFGVRDVDLQGLLRRVGLDGRGTDLVGRYSKGMKQRLMIARALVNRPDILFLDEPTEGLDPTSAEAIRRVIVEEQQRGATIFLTTHDMYEADRLCHRVAFINSGKIVALDTPHNLKQQYGKRMVRAELVGPDGTLYTREIVLDRPETPTELADLLAHEHVVTLHSEEATLEDIFIRLTGRGLA; this is translated from the coding sequence ATGTCCGAACCTGCAATTATCGCTGAAGAGCTGGTGTATCGCTACGGTGACTTGCTCGCCGTCGATCACATCAGCTTTACCGTCGAACGTGGTGAAATCCTCGGGTTTCTTGGCCCCAACGGTGCCGGTAAATCGACGACCGTCAAGATGCTGACCGGCCAACTTCGCCCTGTTAGCGGGCGTGCATTGTTGCTAGGAATTGATGTGGCTCGCCACCCAAAACAGGTGCAAGCGCGGATTGGGGTATGCTTCGAGCAGCCCAATCTCTACGAAGAGTTGAGCGGGGTTGAAAATCTCCAGTTATTTGCCCGTCTCTTTGGCGTGCGTGATGTCGATCTGCAAGGATTACTGCGCCGAGTCGGTCTGGATGGTCGCGGTACCGATCTCGTTGGACGCTATTCCAAGGGCATGAAACAGCGCCTCATGATCGCGCGCGCATTGGTGAATCGCCCCGATATTCTCTTTCTCGATGAACCAACCGAGGGTCTTGATCCAACCTCTGCCGAGGCAATTCGGCGGGTGATTGTCGAAGAGCAGCAACGGGGGGCAACCATCTTTCTCACCACCCACGATATGTACGAGGCCGACCGTCTGTGTCATCGGGTTGCGTTTATCAATAGCGGCAAGATTGTCGCACTTGATACTCCGCATAACCTGAAGCAACAGTACGGTAAACGAATGGTGCGTGCCGAACTCGTTGGTCCCGATGGGACGTTATATACCCGTGAGATTGTACTCGACCGCCCTGAGACGCCGACTGAGCTTGCCGATTTGCTGGCCCATGAGCACGTGGTGACATTGCATAGCGAAGAGGCAACCCTCGAAGATATTTTTATTCGCTTAACCGGTCGCGGCTTGGCGTGA
- the tpx gene encoding thiol peroxidase, which yields MTIERPEAFVFFGPQTVVGPELKPGDKAPDFKLVNNKMQEVTLADFAGKPLLISVVPSLDTGVCSKQTTRFNEEAARLAGQANFITVSADLPFAQARWCGDHHADAIQTLSDHRDMNFGMAYGTYVPAYRIEQRAVFVVDGDGIIRYSEYVPVAGQEPNYDAALVALKALL from the coding sequence ATGACAATCGAGCGCCCAGAAGCGTTCGTCTTCTTCGGCCCACAGACAGTCGTCGGCCCGGAGTTAAAGCCCGGTGACAAAGCACCTGATTTCAAACTCGTGAACAACAAAATGCAAGAGGTAACGCTGGCCGACTTTGCCGGCAAACCACTGCTGATCAGCGTTGTTCCCTCGCTCGACACCGGCGTATGCAGCAAGCAGACCACGCGCTTCAACGAAGAGGCTGCACGGCTGGCCGGTCAAGCAAACTTCATCACCGTCAGCGCCGATCTGCCGTTTGCCCAGGCACGCTGGTGCGGCGATCACCATGCCGACGCCATTCAAACACTGTCCGATCATCGTGATATGAACTTCGGCATGGCTTACGGTACCTATGTGCCGGCCTATCGCATCGAACAACGTGCCGTCTTTGTCGTTGACGGCGATGGAATAATTCGCTACAGCGAATACGTGCCGGTGGCCGGTCAAGAGCCGAATTACGATGCAGCCCTGGTAGCACTCAAAGCGTTGCTGTAA
- the rpsB gene encoding 30S ribosomal protein S2 codes for MTNQLPRVVTIRELLEAGAHFGHPTNRWNPKMKPYIFTARNGIHIIDLQKTVAGLSQAYQFITEVTARGEKILFVGTKKQAQEAVMEEAIRAGQFYINRRWLGGTLTNFATMKRRLKLLSDLEEQRDRGDFARLTKAEAAKLEEKIDRLNRVFAGLKGMDRLPGAIFIVDPRKEELAVREADKEGIPIVAMVDTNCDPDPIDYVIPCNDDAIRGIRLMTSKIADAAIEGMRRRESSQE; via the coding sequence ATGACAAACCAATTACCGCGCGTCGTAACAATTCGAGAACTGTTAGAAGCAGGCGCTCACTTCGGTCACCCAACGAATCGCTGGAATCCGAAGATGAAGCCGTACATCTTCACTGCCCGCAACGGCATTCACATCATCGACCTTCAGAAAACGGTTGCCGGGTTGAGCCAAGCGTATCAGTTCATTACTGAAGTTACAGCGCGCGGCGAGAAAATTCTCTTCGTCGGCACCAAAAAGCAGGCCCAAGAGGCAGTGATGGAAGAGGCGATCCGCGCCGGTCAGTTCTATATTAATCGGCGATGGCTCGGTGGAACGTTAACCAACTTTGCGACAATGAAGCGTCGGCTCAAGCTGCTCAGCGATTTAGAGGAGCAGCGCGATCGTGGGGATTTCGCTCGCCTCACCAAAGCAGAAGCGGCGAAACTCGAAGAGAAGATTGATCGTCTTAATCGAGTCTTTGCCGGCTTAAAGGGTATGGATCGACTGCCCGGCGCGATCTTTATCGTCGATCCACGCAAGGAAGAGTTAGCGGTGCGGGAAGCGGACAAAGAGGGAATCCCGATTGTGGCAATGGTTGACACCAACTGTGATCCCGACCCAATCGATTACGTCATCCCGTGCAACGACGACGCTATCCGCGGTATCCGACTGATGACCAGCAAAATTGCCGATGCTGCCATTGAGGGTATGCGGCGGCGCGAATCGTCGCAAGAATAA
- the tsf gene encoding translation elongation factor Ts — MTVAVPIELVKELRERTGAGIKECRDILEQTGGDINKAIEILRERGIEAAAKKASREANEGLIGVYVHYGSRIAAMVELSCETDFVARTAEFSQLANDLAQHIVALNPRFISVNEVTDEMIAESGQSRQAFIEETVLLEQKFIKDPARTIEEKIKEAIAKLGENIVVRRFVRYEVGA; from the coding sequence ATGACCGTGGCGGTACCAATCGAATTAGTTAAGGAACTACGCGAACGCACCGGAGCCGGCATCAAAGAGTGCCGGGATATTCTCGAGCAGACCGGTGGTGACATCAACAAGGCTATCGAGATTTTACGGGAGCGTGGGATTGAGGCAGCAGCCAAGAAGGCCTCGCGCGAAGCCAACGAAGGTCTCATTGGCGTATATGTCCACTACGGTTCACGAATTGCCGCAATGGTTGAGCTGAGCTGTGAGACCGACTTCGTCGCGCGCACGGCCGAGTTCAGCCAGTTGGCGAACGATCTAGCCCAACATATCGTTGCGCTCAACCCGCGCTTTATTAGCGTCAACGAAGTCACCGACGAGATGATCGCCGAGAGCGGCCAATCGCGTCAAGCGTTCATCGAAGAGACGGTGCTGCTCGAGCAGAAGTTTATTAAGGACCCGGCCCGCACTATCGAAGAGAAGATCAAAGAGGCTATCGCCAAATTGGGTGAAAACATCGTTGTCCGGCGTTTTGTTCGCTACGAAGTTGGCGCATAA
- the pyrH gene encoding UMP kinase, which produces MQQPKYRRILIKLSGEQIKGTDGEVVSYDMLDFLAQEIGRVHRHGVEIAIVVGGGNIWRGHRAIERGMDAAQSHYMGMLATIINALAMQDALERHGLDTRAMTAIKMDEVAEPYIRRRATHHLEKGRVIILAAGTGNPYFTTDSAAALRAAEIHAEVILMAKNGVDGVYDDDPRRNPAATRFDHIHYLEAINRGLTVMDSTALTFCMDNNLPIIVFNALEPGTIERIVMGEHVGTLVSNQRGDARC; this is translated from the coding sequence ATGCAACAACCAAAATATCGCCGGATCTTAATTAAATTGAGTGGTGAGCAAATCAAGGGGACTGATGGCGAGGTCGTCAGTTACGACATGCTCGATTTTCTCGCCCAAGAGATCGGTCGTGTTCATCGGCACGGGGTAGAGATCGCGATTGTCGTTGGGGGTGGGAATATCTGGCGCGGTCACCGGGCCATTGAACGTGGTATGGATGCAGCGCAGTCGCATTACATGGGCATGCTGGCCACCATTATTAATGCGCTCGCCATGCAAGATGCACTCGAACGGCACGGCCTCGACACACGCGCCATGACGGCCATCAAGATGGATGAAGTGGCCGAGCCGTACATCCGACGCCGCGCAACGCATCATCTCGAAAAAGGGCGCGTCATCATTCTCGCCGCCGGTACCGGCAATCCCTACTTCACCACCGACTCGGCAGCCGCACTACGCGCTGCTGAAATTCACGCCGAAGTGATTTTGATGGCAAAAAATGGCGTCGATGGTGTCTACGACGATGACCCACGCCGTAATCCGGCAGCAACGCGCTTCGATCATATCCACTATCTTGAAGCGATTAATCGCGGTCTGACCGTGATGGATAGCACAGCGCTAACGTTCTGCATGGATAATAATCTACCAATTATCGTCTTTAATGCGCTCGAACCGGGGACAATCGAACGGATTGTTATGGGTGAACATGTTGGGACACTTGTGAGCAATCAGCGAGGAGACGCACGATGCTGA
- the frr gene encoding ribosome recycling factor, with product MLNDVINEYEAHLKKATEALRHHLASIRTGRASAALVEHLHVEAYGTNMPLNQLANISVPEPRMIIIQPYDTGMIKAIEKAIQQSDLGLNPSNDGRIIRLPVPPLTEERRRELVKMVRHRVEEVKVSVRNQRRDAIDDLKKLEADKLISEDELHRGQERIQQLTDRCNRELDQIGAEKEAEVMAI from the coding sequence ATGCTGAACGATGTCATTAACGAATATGAGGCGCATCTGAAGAAGGCGACCGAAGCGCTCCGTCATCATCTGGCGTCGATCCGGACCGGACGCGCCTCGGCGGCGTTGGTCGAACATCTGCATGTAGAAGCCTATGGAACGAACATGCCGCTGAACCAATTGGCGAACATTAGTGTGCCCGAACCCCGCATGATCATCATCCAACCCTACGATACCGGTATGATTAAGGCAATCGAAAAGGCGATTCAGCAATCGGATCTCGGCCTTAACCCTAGCAACGATGGTCGGATCATTCGTCTACCGGTACCGCCACTGACCGAGGAGCGTCGTCGTGAGTTGGTAAAAATGGTGCGACACCGGGTAGAAGAGGTGAAAGTATCGGTGCGTAATCAGCGCCGTGATGCGATTGATGATCTGAAAAAATTGGAAGCAGACAAACTGATCAGTGAAGACGAGTTACATCGTGGTCAAGAACGGATTCAGCAACTGACCGACCGCTGCAACCGTGAACTCGATCAAATCGGTGCAGAAAAAGAAGCGGAAGTGATGGCGATATAA
- a CDS encoding isoprenyl transferase, giving the protein MSQDGVPSGTKIPQHIAVIMDGNGRWAQQRGLPRLAGHRAGTENIRPIVTECARLGVRVLTLYAFSTENWNRPSVEVQGLMQILSEFIDREIRNLHAQNVHLRHLGRLDGLSPHLREKVKYAIDLTRNNTGLILAIAFNYGGRADIVDAVRAIVASGIPADQITDEVISAHLSTHGLPDPDMIIRTSGERRLSNFLIWQSAYSEYWFTPVFWPDFRPEHLHQAILDYGRRERRFGGLPESS; this is encoded by the coding sequence ATGAGTCAGGATGGTGTACCGTCCGGCACAAAGATTCCGCAACACATCGCGGTGATAATGGATGGTAACGGACGCTGGGCCCAACAACGGGGCTTACCACGACTGGCCGGTCATCGTGCTGGGACCGAGAATATTCGTCCAATCGTCACGGAATGCGCACGGCTCGGAGTGCGTGTATTAACCTTGTACGCCTTTTCAACCGAGAACTGGAACCGGCCATCGGTGGAAGTACAGGGGTTAATGCAGATTCTAAGCGAATTTATCGACCGCGAAATCCGGAATCTGCATGCCCAGAATGTGCATCTGCGACACCTTGGCCGGCTCGACGGTCTCAGCCCCCATTTGCGCGAAAAGGTAAAATACGCGATTGATCTGACCCGTAACAATACTGGGCTGATTTTGGCGATTGCCTTCAACTACGGCGGAAGAGCCGATATTGTCGATGCAGTGCGTGCCATTGTCGCCAGTGGTATTCCCGCCGATCAAATTACCGACGAGGTGATAAGTGCGCACCTGTCAACCCATGGCCTACCCGACCCGGATATGATCATCCGTACCAGTGGCGAGCGGCGCCTCTCGAATTTCTTAATCTGGCAGTCGGCTTACAGCGAATACTGGTTTACGCCGGTGTTCTGGCCCGATTTTCGGCCCGAACATCTGCATCAGGCAATTCTTGACTATGGACGGCGCGAACGCCGCTTCGGCGGGCTCCCCGAGTCGAGCTAA
- a CDS encoding phosphatidate cytidylyltransferase, translated as MATRIASVVVLLPLIIAAVWWPPTTALLAGLAIALAIGELFAIFRHGGYAPRTVEGITIGLAICAATFFQPLTTIDLMLVVIFGSIIGALIVEIARHERQTSLLSWALTFAGAYYVGGLLSSYLLLRQLDMPLQNGWLAFAGIPPGAAWVFFTLAITWLQDTGAFFVGRKLGRTKMAPILSPKKSWEGFFGGMAAAIATALFCVPLLGLPITLWQAAILGVVAGIFGPLGDLAESLIKRQVGVKDSGFIIPGHGGILDRIDSILFTGPVVYYFIVLFTR; from the coding sequence TTGGCGACACGGATCGCCAGTGTTGTGGTGTTACTCCCACTGATTATCGCCGCCGTGTGGTGGCCGCCAACGACTGCCTTACTGGCCGGTCTCGCAATCGCACTGGCGATCGGTGAGTTGTTTGCCATCTTTCGCCACGGTGGCTATGCGCCACGCACGGTGGAAGGGATTACCATCGGGTTAGCGATCTGTGCGGCAACCTTTTTTCAGCCTTTGACCACCATTGATCTGATGTTGGTGGTGATTTTTGGCTCAATCATCGGGGCCCTGATCGTTGAGATTGCGCGTCATGAGCGCCAAACTAGTTTGCTTAGTTGGGCATTGACTTTTGCCGGTGCGTACTACGTCGGTGGTTTGCTGAGTAGTTATTTGTTATTACGTCAACTTGACATGCCTCTCCAGAACGGTTGGTTGGCATTTGCCGGTATCCCCCCCGGTGCAGCTTGGGTCTTTTTTACCTTAGCGATTACGTGGTTGCAAGATACCGGTGCTTTTTTTGTCGGTCGCAAGTTGGGTCGTACCAAGATGGCACCTATCCTTAGTCCCAAAAAGAGCTGGGAAGGTTTTTTTGGTGGTATGGCAGCGGCGATCGCGACCGCCTTGTTCTGTGTGCCACTACTCGGCCTGCCAATTACGCTCTGGCAAGCAGCGATCCTCGGTGTCGTTGCCGGTATCTTTGGGCCGCTTGGAGATCTTGCCGAGTCGTTGATCAAACGACAAGTTGGGGTGAAGGATTCAGGCTTTATTATCCCCGGTCATGGTGGTATTCTTGATCGGATTGATAGTATCTTGTTTACCGGACCGGTGGTTTATTATTTCATCGTACTCTTTACCCGTTGA
- a CDS encoding alpha/beta hydrolase has translation MITAVLTQQQWKPDVALAGFEMRQLDVAGGRAVLVRRPHPNAAARAVLYVHGYSDYFFQTHLAEVFQAHGYAFYAIDLPGHGRAMQPHQIPCFYRDITEFYPFIDAAIEIIDAEQHRPWLMLHGHSAGGLIAAMYAGEGQHRDRLGALVLNSPFFDFFIDPLTRASIPLVMLLGRWQPSRIVGKLSSVYGETIYRGARGEWDFDQRWKPINGIPMRAGTARAILLAQRRLRRGLGIRCPILIAHSARSAWPIPGSAEITKADIVLDVAHMRRDGPRLGDDVTMIAIEGGLHDLALSTAPVRERYFAEMMEWLDEVVRQKQ, from the coding sequence ATGATTACAGCGGTACTAACTCAACAACAATGGAAACCCGACGTAGCCTTAGCCGGCTTCGAGATGCGCCAACTCGATGTAGCCGGTGGTCGTGCCGTCCTGGTGCGCCGACCGCATCCGAATGCAGCAGCGCGGGCGGTGTTGTATGTGCATGGCTACTCCGATTACTTTTTTCAAACGCACCTTGCCGAAGTGTTTCAGGCTCACGGCTACGCCTTCTACGCCATTGATCTGCCGGGCCACGGCCGCGCGATGCAGCCTCACCAAATCCCCTGTTTCTACCGCGATATTACCGAGTTCTATCCGTTCATCGATGCGGCGATTGAGATCATCGATGCAGAACAACACCGGCCATGGCTCATGTTGCACGGCCATTCGGCAGGGGGGTTGATTGCGGCGATGTATGCCGGAGAAGGGCAACACCGTGATCGGCTTGGCGCGTTGGTGTTGAACAGTCCGTTTTTCGATTTCTTTATCGATCCACTCACACGAGCATCAATCCCACTGGTGATGCTGCTTGGGCGTTGGCAACCCTCTCGAATCGTCGGTAAGCTCTCATCGGTATACGGCGAGACGATTTATCGGGGGGCACGTGGTGAATGGGATTTTGACCAGCGTTGGAAGCCGATCAACGGTATTCCGATGCGAGCCGGTACGGCACGAGCGATTTTGCTGGCCCAACGCCGATTACGACGCGGCCTTGGTATTCGCTGTCCGATTTTGATTGCCCACTCGGCACGCTCGGCATGGCCTATTCCCGGTAGTGCTGAGATTACCAAAGCCGATATTGTGCTTGACGTTGCGCATATGCGCCGTGATGGCCCACGGCTCGGTGATGATGTGACGATGATCGCGATTGAGGGCGGTTTGCACGATCTCGCGTTATCAACGGCGCCGGTGCGTGAACGCTACTTTGCCGAGATGATGGAGTGGTTGGATGAGGTAGTGCGTCAGAAACAATAG